From a region of the Thermomicrobium roseum DSM 5159 genome:
- a CDS encoding acetyl-coenzyme A carboxylase carboxyl transferase subunits beta/alpha, translating to MLGKGASESLETRPLVCPRCATDLNADDAYRRYRVCGQCGYHFTLSADERIRLLVDPESFEEFNRHLVSVDPLVFSDRLPYRKRILQAREETGLREAVVTGIGRIRGHEVVLAVLDFRFLGGSMGSVVGEKVTLAFERAAERHLPIVTVSASGGARMQEGILSLVQMAKTTAAAKRAHDSNVPYISVLTHPTTGGIYASFANQGDIILAEPGALIGFAGPRVVKETAGHEPLRSHSAEFLWEHGFVDQVVDRRRLRDTLALILRLVSAHGTSGGRSVLRRSHPIDGSRRRAWDIVELARHPERPTTLDLIRRISPQFIELHGDRLFGDDPAVVGGIGEIAGRGVIIIGHERGHGDPRRRNGQALPEGYRKALRLMDLAARLRLPVITLIDTPGVYLGEGAEERGIASALSQCIAAMSVLPVPTVAVIIGEGGSGGALALAVADRVLMLENAIYSVISPEGAAAILYRDASRAPEVAESLKITAPDLLRLDVIDGIVPEPEGGAHRDPDYAAVLVLDAIVEALNEVVDIPPDKLVRERYRKFRRMGQTNTYIRELVAQEVAELSATIGRTLGSLRDRFPFSKDEEVVEASPTVRQE from the coding sequence ATGCTTGGAAAAGGCGCGAGTGAGTCGCTCGAGACACGACCTCTTGTGTGTCCTCGTTGTGCAACGGATTTGAATGCAGATGATGCCTACCGGCGCTACCGCGTTTGCGGACAGTGTGGGTACCATTTCACGCTCTCGGCCGACGAGCGGATCCGACTGCTCGTGGATCCTGAGAGTTTCGAGGAATTCAACCGGCATCTCGTATCGGTCGATCCGCTGGTCTTTTCCGATCGTTTGCCGTATCGAAAGCGGATTCTCCAAGCCAGGGAAGAAACCGGACTGCGTGAAGCGGTCGTGACCGGTATCGGGCGCATTCGTGGTCACGAAGTCGTGCTGGCTGTCCTGGACTTCCGTTTCTTGGGCGGAAGCATGGGATCGGTCGTGGGCGAAAAGGTCACGCTGGCGTTCGAGCGGGCAGCTGAGCGACATCTGCCGATCGTCACGGTTTCTGCCTCCGGTGGAGCACGGATGCAAGAAGGCATCCTCAGTCTCGTTCAGATGGCAAAGACCACCGCGGCAGCCAAGCGTGCACACGACTCCAACGTTCCCTATATATCTGTACTGACTCATCCGACGACAGGCGGAATCTATGCCTCCTTCGCCAACCAGGGCGACATCATTCTCGCGGAACCGGGAGCATTGATCGGCTTCGCTGGGCCGCGCGTCGTGAAGGAGACCGCCGGACATGAGCCACTGCGTTCGCACTCGGCTGAATTCCTTTGGGAGCACGGCTTCGTCGACCAAGTTGTCGATCGGCGTCGTTTGCGTGACACGCTCGCCTTGATTCTCAGGCTCGTTTCCGCTCATGGGACGAGCGGAGGCCGATCGGTTTTGCGTCGTAGCCATCCGATCGACGGGTCGAGGCGACGGGCGTGGGACATCGTCGAGTTGGCGCGTCATCCGGAGCGTCCGACGACGCTCGACTTGATCCGCCGGATCAGCCCACAATTCATCGAACTGCACGGTGACCGCCTCTTCGGTGACGATCCTGCTGTCGTTGGTGGGATCGGCGAGATCGCCGGACGCGGTGTTATCATCATCGGACACGAACGTGGACACGGCGATCCGAGGAGGCGTAACGGTCAGGCATTGCCGGAGGGGTACCGCAAAGCGTTGCGGCTGATGGATTTGGCAGCTCGTTTGCGCCTGCCGGTGATTACCTTGATCGATACGCCGGGTGTCTATCTCGGCGAAGGGGCGGAGGAACGAGGAATCGCGTCGGCGCTGAGCCAATGTATCGCGGCGATGAGCGTTTTACCGGTGCCCACGGTTGCGGTGATCATCGGTGAAGGGGGGAGTGGTGGTGCGCTCGCCCTCGCGGTTGCGGACCGCGTTCTCATGCTGGAGAACGCGATCTACAGCGTCATTTCACCGGAGGGAGCAGCTGCGATTCTCTATCGCGATGCGTCGCGGGCACCGGAGGTGGCTGAATCGTTGAAGATCACCGCACCGGATCTCCTGCGACTCGACGTGATCGATGGGATCGTGCCTGAACCGGAAGGTGGGGCGCACCGCGATCCGGATTACGCCGCTGTTCTGGTCCTGGACGCCATCGTCGAGGCGCTGAACGAGGTCGTCGACATTCCGCCCGACAAGCTGGTTCGCGAGCGGTACCGGAAGTTCCGGCGCATGGGCCAGACCAATACCTACATTCGCGAGCTGGTGGCACAAGAGGTGGCTGAGCTGAGCGCGACGATCGGGCGAACACTGGGAAGCTTGCGCGACCGCTTTCCTTTCAGCAAAGACGAGGAAGTGGTGGAAGCATCGCCGACGGTTCGCCAAGAATGA